From Neospora caninum Liverpool complete genome, chromosome VIII, a single genomic window includes:
- a CDS encoding putative caltractin (centrin), which produces MSSQQSGLCSVGCLSIRAQSQAATGATGQLGPSHAGPGGAGSEFDPQKYERPSMKQEEIAALKRLFDACDTDGTGLIHLRDLKHRMHNAGYESKGDVIGEMLSHLDRDGRTRLNFRQFLDLLTTDETPYKTSQDISCTFNQFDPEGTGFITHKMLTRTARELNMTPNPDISEILERTDADNDGKISGEEFYHVMDKQTFP; this is translated from the exons ATGTCGAGTCAACAGAGCGGGCTGTGTAGCGTGGGTTGCCTGAGCATACGTGCACAAAGCCAGGCGGCGACAGGAGCAACTGGACAACTGGGACCGTCTCACGCTGGCCCTGGAGGTGCCGGAAGCGAGTTTGATCCTCAGAAGTACGAGAGGCCATCGATGAAGCAAGAGGAAATTGCGGCGCTGAAGAGACTGTTTGACGCTTGCGACACGGACGGCACAGGCCTAATTCACCTACGCGATCTAAAGCACCGCATGCAC AATGCCGGGTATGAATCAAAGGGTGACGTAATAGGGGAGATGCTCAGCCACCTAGATCGAGATGGTCGTACACGTCTCAATTTTCGACAGTTTTTGGATTTGTTGACAACCGACGAGACGCCCTACAAAACCTCGCAAGATATATCTTGCACATTCAACCAATTCGATCCAGAAGGCACTGGATTTATCACACACAAAATGTTGACACGCACAGCTCGAGAGTTGAACATGACACCGAACCCCGATATTAGCGAGATTTTGGAACGAACAGATGCAGACAACGACGGAAAGATAAGCGGGGAGGAATTTTACCACGTTATGGATAAGCAAACGTTTCCATAG